The Fusarium oxysporum Fo47 chromosome II, complete sequence genome includes a region encoding these proteins:
- a CDS encoding ribosomal protein S5 domain 2-type protein, producing the protein MPSVTPVMVNGLNGSHANGNGNSHGPASDSGSETSGDSSNGSVRRRMKLNRKMSSPMAPPFMVSAPGKVIVFGEHSVVHGKAAIAAAISLRSYLHVTTLSKSKRTVSLRFADIDLVHTWNIDDLPWDAFQQPSKKKSYYSLVTELDPDLVAAIQPHIEVVSPNHPEEIRRVHHSSVSAFLYLFLSLGSPSFPPCLYTLRSTIPIGAGLGSSASVSVCLSAALLLQLRTLSGPHPDQPSEEARLQVERINRWAFVSEMCIHGNPSGVDNTVATQGKAVVFQRTDYSKPPTVRPLWDFPELPLLLVDTRQSKSTAHEVGKVAKLKQTHPKLVGTILDAMDKVTDAASELIHNTSFDSNSETDLSKVGELMTINHGLLVSLGVSHPRLERVRELVDHEGIGWTKLTGAGGGGCSITLLRPGVPTDKLQKLEGQLESENYAKFETTLGGDGIGVLWPAVLKNGTEEDDEGGMEIDLEKFLEAEGTEGVEKLVGVHGDTGEREGWKFWRVESQ; encoded by the exons ATGCCGTCTGTGACCCCAGTCATGGTAAACGGGCTCAATGGGAGCCATGCCAATGGCAACGGCAATAGTCACGGCCCTGCCTCTGATTCCGGCTCCGAAACATCTGGCGACTCCAGCAATGGCAGTGTCCGTCGTCGCATGAAGTTGAATCGCAAAATGTCTAGCCCCATGGCACCTCCTTTCATGGTATCAGCACCAGGAAAGGTCATTGTTTTTGGGGAACACTCCGTTGTCCATGGAAAG GCAGCCATTGCCGCAGCCATCTCACTGCGGTCCTACCTTCACGTCACCACTCTCTCCAAGTCGAAACGTACCGTCTCGCTCCGATTCGCTGATATCGATCTCGTTCATACCTGGAACATCGACGACCTGCCATGGGACGCTTTCCAACAACcctccaagaagaagtcatACTACTCTCTCGTAACAGAACTCGACCCTGATCTTGTTGCGGCCATCCAACCACACATCGAAGTTGTCTCACCCAACCACCCAGAGGAGATTCGGAGAGTTCATCATAGCTCTGTCTCAGCTTTCCTCTACCTCTTCCTATCGTTAGGATCGCCATCCTTCCCCCCATGTCTATACACTCTCCGGTCAACAATACCAATTGGTGCTGGTTTGGGCAGCAGCGCGTCAGTTTCAGTATGCCTTTCAGCTGCACTTCTGCTTCAACTACGGACACTATCAGGCCCTCACCCAGATCAACCTTCGGAGGAAGCACGACTTCAAGTCGAACGAATCAACAGATGGGCATTTGTGTCAGAAATGTGTATTCACGGAAACCCTTCTGGCGTGGATAATACGGTTGCGACGCAAGGTAAGGCCGTGGTGTTTCAACGGACAGATTACTCCAAACCACCGACGGTTCGACCATTGTGGGATTTCCCTGAACTGCCTCTGTTGTTGGTGGACACCCGGCAATCCAAGTCTACCGCACACGAGGTTGGCAAGGTCGCAAAGCTCAAACAAACCCATCCTAAGCTTGTTGGCACGATCTTGGATGCGATGGACAAGGTCACGGATGCCGCTTCTGAGCTTATTCACAACACTTCTTTTGACAGCAATTCGGAGACGGACCTTAGCAAGGTGGGCGAGCTGATGACCATCAATCATGGCCTATTAGTATCACTAGGTGTTTCTCATCCACGTTTGGAACGAGTGCGAGAACTCGTCGACCATGAGGGTATTGGCTGGACAAAGTTAACTGGCGCTGGCGGTGGTGGATGTTCAATCACTCTTTTACGACCCGGTGTACCCACAGATAAGCTGCAAAAGCTCGAAGGACAACTAGAGTCTGAGAATTACGCCAAATTCGAGACGACCCTTGGTGGCGACGGTATTGGCGTCCTTTGGCCAGCTGTCTTGAAGAACGGTacagaggaggatgacgagggcGGTATGGAgattgatcttgagaagttctTAGAAGCTGAAGGCACTGAGGGTGTCGAAAAGCTCGTCGGAGTACATGGCGATACTGGGGAAAGAGAGGGATGGAAGTTCTGGCGAGTTGAAAGCCAATAA
- a CDS encoding Glyoxalase/Bleomycin resistance protein/Dihydroxybiphenyl dioxygenase: MTAPIASAWKIIPTFESKSIQRTLDFYVDFLGFELGGVKPEDGPSSDYTFCSIFAGDKAAANIYFFKPDGDVKPGSVYIALGTEQLDMLHDTVKGQRSDVIEEAIEDKPWGFRQFAIKDPDGNKLTFFKFLEGGNPGTE, translated from the coding sequence ATGACGGCGCCAATCGCTTCAGCGTGGAAAATCATTCCAACGTTCGAATCAAAATCGATACAGAGAACTCTTGATTTCTATGTCGACTTTCTTGGATTCGAATTGGGCGGGGTAAAGCCAGAGGACGGGCCGTCTTCAGATTATACTTTTTGCTCGATCTTTGCAGGGGATAAAGCAGCAGCCAATATCTACTTCTTCAAACCTGATGGTGATGTCAAACCAGGGTCGGTATATATCGCATTGGGTACAGAGCAGTTGGACATGCTGCATGATACTGTCAAGGGTCAGAGAAGCGATGTAATTGAAGAAGCGATTGAAGATAAGCCGTGGGGTTTTCGGCAGTTCGCTATCAAAGACCCTGATGGGAATAAGTTGACATTCTTCAAGTTTCTAGAGGGCGGCAATCCAGGCACGGAATAA
- a CDS encoding ribosomal protein L38e codes for MPQEVADIKKFIEICRRKDASSARIKKSKQTNNIKFKVRCQKHLYTLVLKDTDKAEKLKQSLPPNLQLTDVSKKAKKSA; via the exons ATGCCTCAAGAGGTCGCCGATATCAAGAAG TTCATCGAGATCTGCCGTCGGAAGGACGCCTCCT CCGCGCGgatcaagaagagcaagcagaccaacaacatcaagttcaaggtccGCTGCCAGAAGCACCTCTACACCTTGGTTCTCAAGGACACCGACAAGgccgagaagctcaagcagaGCCTTCCCCCCA ACCTGCAACTCACCGATGTctccaagaaggccaagaagtcTGCTTAA
- a CDS encoding 2-nitropropane dioxygenase, protein MAPPGPITTPLTSLLGIKHPIILAGMARVSGGRLAAAVSNAGGLGIIGGFQYTPDQLREIIAEMKANFSRPDLPFGVDLALPQIGGNARKTNHDYTGGKLDELVDIIIDSGAKLFVSAVGVPPPQVIKRFHDKGILVMNMVGHPKHATKALELGVDMVCAQGGEGGGHTGDVANSILIPAVADVASKYHPPLLKGLPALVIAAGGISSGRSLASSLMQGAVGVWVGTRFVASVEASCSEEHKKEVVSCGFEDTQRTLVISGRPLRMKTNDYIRKWHEQPDKIKELCDKGVVPIEYDFEQGNDFDLPHLMGQVAGAITKIQPAGEIVDEMVKEAVDMLKLGGTYLTAIPRL, encoded by the exons atgGCACCTCCAGGCCCAATTACAACACCACTTACATCCCTGCTGGGAATCAAGCACCCCATCATCCTCGCCGGTATGGCTAGGGTGTCTGGTGGTCGTCTTGCAGCAGCTGTATCCAATGCTGGCGGTCTCGGTATAATCGGTGGTTTCCAATACACACCCGATCAACTTCGAGAGATCATTGCGGAAATGAAGGCCAATTTCTCGCGACCTGATCTACcctttggtgttgatctCGCCCTGCCTCAGATCGGAGGCAATGCGCGTAAGACCAACCATGATTACACTGGTGGAAAGTTGGACGAGTTGGTGGACATCATCATTGACAGCGGTGCCAAGTTGTTTGTCAGTGCTGTTGGTGTACCGCCACCTCAAGTGATTAAGAGGTTTCATGATAAGGGAATCCTGGTCATGAACATGGTTGGCCATCCTAAGCATGCA ACCAAAGCGCTCGAGCTGGGAGTTGACATGGTCTGCGCTCAAGGtggtgaaggaggaggtCACACAGGAGATGTTGCAAactccatcctcatccccGCCGTCGCAGACGTTGCTTCAAAGTACCACCCTCCTCTTCTCAAGGGTCTGCCAGCGTTGGTTATTGCAGCCGGAGGTATCTCCTCTGGAAGGAGTCTTGCGAGCTCATTGATGCAGGGCGCTGTAGGCGTATGGGTAGGTACACGGTTTGTAGCCTCTGTTGAAGCGAGTTGCAGTGAGGAACATAAGAAGGAGGTTGTTTCATGTGGATTCGAAGATACGCAGCGAACTCTTGTTATCTCTGGACGACCATTGAGAATGAAGACGAACGATTACATCAGGAAGTGGCATGAGCAGCCAGATAAGATCAAGGAACTGTGTGATAAGGGTGTTGTACCAATTGAGTACGACTTTGAGCAGGGCAACGATTTCGATCTGCCACATTTGATGGGACAGGTTGCTGGagccatcaccaagatccAGCCTGCTGGGGAGATTGTCGAtgagatggtcaaggaagCTGTTGATATGCTCAAGTTGGGAGGGACCTACTTGACAGCTATCCCGAGACTGTAA
- a CDS encoding uncharacterized protein (expressed protein) produces MPTSSDEESYSYKTSISDEELDYNPCQSCVLSTNCLENVFPALDTEENQFAKMPDTDYILISLDFHHICVRELSVSIDGPSYRQDPIIEAGVAYLDMRDILYDRGKGVMPGDRGSSWFKYMTPPHYIVEEFENQDESDQSPYLFAFGRSRRVQEKDLAYRLYRVYSALRKKNRRKDEVEQGRLRQLILLTFDPEPVKTALLQLALEWLAELNVQIWDLKK; encoded by the coding sequence ATGCCGACTTCGAGTGACGAGGAGAGTTACTCGTACAAAACCTCTATTTCTGACGAAGAGTTGGATTATAACCCTTGCCAATCATGTGTCCTTTCTACTAACTGCTTGGAGAACGTCTTCCCAGCACTAGATACCGAAGAGAACCAGTTCGCCAAAATGCCTGACACTGATTACATCCTTATCTCTCTGGATTTCCATCATATTTGCGTGAGAGAGCTCAGTGTATCCATAGATGGGCCGTCATATCGACAAGATCCTATCATCGAGGCCGGAGTCGCGTATCTCGACATGCGAGATATCTTGTATGACCGTGGTAAAGGCGTCATGCCTGGAGATCGTGGGTCGTCCTGGTTCAAGTACATGACACCTCCCCACTATATAGTGGAAGAGTTCGAGAACCAAGACGAATCAGACCAGTCGCCATATTTGTTCGCTTTTGGCCGATCAAGAAGGGTTCAGGAGAAAGATCTTGCGTACAGATTATACCGAGTCTATTCAGCGCTGAGAAAAAAGAACAGACGGAAAGATGAGGTCGAGCAAGGACGTCTTCGACAGCTCATTTTGCTGACCTTTGACCCAGAGCCCGTCAAAACTGCGCTGTTGCAGCTTGCTTTGGAGTGGTTAGCAGAACTCAATGTGCAGATATGGGACTTGAAGAAGTAG